A DNA window from Candidatus Sulfidibacterium hydrothermale contains the following coding sequences:
- a CDS encoding DNA gyrase/topoisomerase IV subunit A: protein MDELESQNLPREGEEQNNPDKKERKEEYRHLHLSGMYENWFLDYASYVILERAVPEAADGLKPVQRRILHAMSRLDDGRFNKVANIIGHTMQFHPHGDASIGDALVQLGQKELLIDTQGNWGNTLTGDSAAAPRYIEARLSAFAKEVVFNPKTTQWKLSYDGRNKEPVTLPVKFPLLLAQGVEGIAVGLASKILPHNFNELIDASIRYLQGKDFELYPDFLTGGMVDVSKYNEGLRGGKIRVRAKISQRDKKTLVITEIPYYTTTSSLIDSIVAANDKGKIKIKKIDDNTAENVEIVIYLASNVSPDQTIDALYAFTNCEMSISPNACVILDGRPQFISVKQILRANTDRTVSLLKQELEIRLGELEDHWHNASLEKIFIENRIYLLIEKCETWDCVLTTIDKGLEPFKKSLRREVTHDDLVRLTEIKIKRISKYNAFKAEEQIKKVEEEMEEVKNHLAHLIDYTIQYFKQIKKKYGKGRERRTEIRNFDTIQANMVAVANEKLYVNREEGFAGTGLKKDEYVSDCSDIDDIIVFREDGTFLVTKVAPKVFVGKNVIHIAVFKKNDDRTIYNMIYRDGRQGKYYVKRFAVKGVTRDKEYDLTKGTPGSKVVYFSANPNGEAEVVRVNLRPKPKMKKTHFDFDFKDLAIKGRTSQGNILSKTSIRNIVKREEGVSTLGALDVWYDETVRRLNTEERGVHLGAFKGDDKILTILSTGEFKLTGYDLATHFDDEMIFIEKFNPEKTITVVYFDGGQERYYLKRFTIDADTPADRKYSFIPDSKGSRLVLFTLDERPRLEVELKTKNDQELISEIILAEDFIGVKSYRAKGKRISNKEVKKIKWLSPLPVENTPAEEAEEENNGGKTASATEETDKPKTTEAEPVKPADSSKKPVPEEGDKNQKTGDGEDEIQLELF from the coding sequence ATGGACGAATTGGAAAGCCAAAACCTGCCCCGGGAGGGAGAAGAACAAAACAATCCGGATAAAAAAGAACGTAAGGAAGAATACCGACATCTGCATCTGAGCGGAATGTACGAAAACTGGTTTCTTGACTATGCCTCTTATGTGATTTTGGAACGGGCCGTTCCGGAAGCCGCTGATGGTTTAAAACCGGTACAACGCCGTATTTTGCATGCCATGAGCCGCCTGGATGACGGTCGGTTTAACAAAGTCGCCAACATTATCGGTCATACCATGCAGTTCCATCCGCATGGCGACGCTTCCATCGGCGATGCACTGGTGCAATTAGGACAAAAAGAATTACTTATCGATACCCAGGGAAACTGGGGAAACACCCTGACCGGTGACAGTGCAGCTGCTCCGCGATATATCGAAGCCCGTCTGTCGGCTTTTGCCAAAGAAGTGGTTTTCAATCCGAAAACGACACAGTGGAAACTTTCGTATGACGGCCGTAACAAAGAACCGGTTACCCTGCCGGTAAAATTTCCTTTGCTGTTGGCTCAGGGCGTGGAAGGTATTGCTGTAGGACTGGCTTCAAAAATTTTGCCGCACAATTTCAATGAATTGATTGACGCTTCCATTCGTTATTTGCAGGGAAAGGATTTTGAGCTGTATCCCGATTTTCTGACAGGCGGCATGGTAGATGTCTCGAAATATAACGAAGGTTTAAGAGGCGGAAAAATACGGGTACGGGCAAAAATCAGCCAGCGGGACAAAAAAACGCTGGTGATTACCGAAATTCCGTATTACACTACCACTTCTTCGTTGATTGATTCGATTGTGGCTGCCAACGACAAAGGCAAGATCAAAATCAAAAAAATTGACGACAACACGGCGGAAAATGTGGAAATCGTCATTTATCTGGCCTCCAATGTTTCGCCCGATCAAACCATTGATGCGCTGTATGCTTTTACCAATTGCGAAATGAGCATCTCGCCCAATGCCTGTGTCATCCTTGACGGCCGTCCGCAGTTTATTTCCGTAAAACAAATTCTGCGGGCCAATACCGACCGTACGGTAAGCCTGTTAAAACAGGAGCTGGAAATCCGTCTTGGCGAACTGGAAGACCACTGGCACAATGCTTCCCTCGAAAAGATTTTTATCGAAAACCGCATTTATCTGCTGATTGAAAAATGCGAAACCTGGGATTGTGTTTTAACCACCATCGACAAAGGACTGGAGCCGTTTAAAAAGTCACTGCGCCGCGAGGTAACCCATGATGATTTGGTTCGCCTTACCGAGATTAAAATCAAACGGATTTCCAAATACAATGCGTTTAAAGCGGAAGAGCAAATCAAAAAGGTGGAAGAGGAGATGGAAGAAGTGAAAAACCATCTGGCTCACCTGATCGATTATACAATTCAGTATTTTAAACAGATCAAAAAGAAATACGGCAAAGGGCGTGAACGCCGTACCGAAATTCGCAATTTCGATACCATTCAGGCCAATATGGTGGCCGTAGCCAACGAAAAGTTGTATGTGAACCGCGAAGAAGGTTTTGCCGGAACCGGTCTGAAAAAAGATGAATATGTTTCCGATTGTTCGGATATTGATGATATTATTGTTTTTCGTGAAGACGGTACTTTTTTGGTAACCAAAGTGGCTCCGAAAGTTTTTGTGGGGAAAAATGTAATTCATATCGCTGTCTTTAAAAAGAACGACGACCGGACCATTTACAACATGATTTATCGGGATGGCCGGCAGGGAAAATATTATGTAAAACGGTTTGCTGTAAAAGGCGTGACCCGCGATAAAGAATACGACCTGACCAAAGGCACCCCGGGGTCGAAAGTGGTTTACTTTTCGGCCAATCCTAACGGAGAAGCGGAAGTGGTTCGGGTAAACCTGCGTCCCAAACCGAAAATGAAAAAAACACACTTCGATTTTGATTTTAAGGATTTGGCTATCAAAGGGCGTACTTCACAGGGAAATATCCTGAGTAAAACCTCCATCCGGAATATTGTAAAACGTGAAGAAGGGGTTTCAACTCTGGGAGCCCTGGATGTGTGGTATGATGAAACGGTCCGCCGGCTGAATACCGAAGAAAGAGGTGTCCATCTGGGCGCTTTTAAAGGAGATGATAAAATCCTGACGATTTTGTCCACCGGCGAGTTTAAACTTACCGGTTATGACCTGGCTACGCATTTTGACGATGAAATGATTTTTATTGAGAAATTTAACCCTGAAAAAACCATTACTGTGGTTTATTTCGACGGCGGTCAGGAACGTTATTATCTCAAGCGTTTTACTATCGATGCCGATACGCCTGCTGATCGTAAATATTCTTTTATTCCGGATTCAAAAGGCTCACGTTTGGTGCTTTTTACACTGGACGAACGTCCGCGGCTTGAGGTGGAGCTCAAAACCAAAAATGATCAGGAATTGATTTCCGAAATTATTCTGGCCGAAGATTTTATCGGGGTGAAGAGCTACCGTGCCAAAGGAAAACGGATTTCGAACAAAGAGGTGAAAAAGATAAAATGGCTTTCTCCTTTACCGGTGGAAAACACTCCGGCTGAAGAAGCGGAAGAAGAAAATAACGGCGGTAAAACAGCCAGTGCTACAGAAGAAACCGATAAGCCAAAAACCACCGAAGCTGAGCCTGTAAAACCGGCTGATTCATCAAAAAAACCAGTACCGGAAGAAGGGGATAAGAATCAAAAAACCGGAGATGGAGAGGATGAAATCCAGCTGGAACTTTTCTAG
- a CDS encoding HD domain-containing protein — MNSLEEKSIQQTADFVKKELSGAESGHDWWHIYRVWKLAQRIAVEEKANELVVNLGALLHDIADAKFYGGDETVGPRKAEAFLKTLSLSQDIINQVLNIIRFVSFKNRNEKPENDSLELHIVQDADRLDAIGAIGIARAFSFGGFKQREMYNPDIPPNPDMSKEEYKKSESPTINHFYEKLLLLKAMMHTTTGKQMAKERHAFMEQFLEEFYAEWEGKK; from the coding sequence ATGAATTCTCTTGAAGAAAAAAGTATTCAACAAACTGCTGATTTTGTAAAAAAAGAGCTATCCGGTGCCGAAAGTGGTCACGACTGGTGGCACATTTACCGGGTTTGGAAACTGGCACAACGTATAGCTGTTGAAGAAAAAGCCAATGAACTGGTGGTTAATCTGGGCGCTTTGTTGCATGATATTGCCGATGCCAAATTTTACGGCGGCGATGAAACGGTTGGTCCCCGCAAAGCGGAAGCCTTTTTAAAAACGCTGTCGTTGTCGCAGGATATCATAAACCAGGTGTTGAATATCATCCGGTTTGTTTCGTTTAAAAACCGGAATGAAAAACCGGAAAACGATTCGTTGGAACTGCACATCGTTCAGGATGCCGACCGTTTAGATGCCATTGGAGCCATCGGGATAGCCCGGGCGTTTAGTTTTGGCGGATTTAAACAACGGGAAATGTATAATCCGGATATTCCGCCCAACCCCGATATGAGCAAAGAGGAATACAAAAAATCGGAATCTCCCACGATCAATCATTTTTATGAAAAACTTCTGTTGTTAAAAGCAATGATGCATACAACAACAGGCAAACAAATGGCCAAAGAACGGCATGCTTTTATGGAGCAGTTCCTGGAAGAGTTTTACGCCGAATGGGAAGGGAAAAAATAA
- a CDS encoding SDR family NAD(P)-dependent oxidoreductase, whose product MKDKNLKIKEAGDTKQTFLVTGGAGFIGSALCNALIRQGNRVINIDNFNDFYDPKIKKQNVAPLEQHENYHLYKADIRDQDVIDEIFKTHPVDVVIHLAAMAGVRPSITMPAVYEAVNVQGTINLLNAMHQYGVKHMVFASSSSIYGNSKRIPFREDDPLERVISPYAATKKSAEEFCYVFHHLFDLNIVALRFFTVYGPGQRPDLAIHKFTRMILNGEPIPFFGDGTTMRDYAYIDDIVQGVIHAAGFVQQKQPVFEIINLSGNKPVTLSEMVQQIEKATGKKAVLNRLPMQPGDVVLTYADITKAQKLLDFKPETPFEKGIDNFVHWYRTIHNL is encoded by the coding sequence ATGAAAGACAAAAATCTGAAGATAAAAGAAGCCGGCGACACAAAACAAACCTTTTTGGTCACCGGCGGAGCAGGTTTCATCGGCTCAGCATTGTGTAATGCACTTATTCGTCAGGGAAACAGGGTGATAAACATTGACAATTTCAATGATTTTTACGATCCAAAAATTAAAAAACAAAATGTTGCCCCCCTTGAGCAGCACGAAAACTATCATCTTTACAAAGCAGATATCCGTGACCAGGATGTTATAGACGAAATTTTTAAAACCCATCCGGTTGACGTGGTCATTCACCTGGCAGCCATGGCCGGTGTTCGTCCCAGCATTACCATGCCCGCGGTGTATGAAGCGGTCAATGTTCAGGGCACAATAAACCTGCTGAATGCCATGCATCAATACGGGGTGAAGCACATGGTTTTTGCCTCATCTTCTTCCATTTACGGAAACAGCAAACGGATTCCGTTTCGTGAAGATGACCCGCTGGAAAGGGTAATATCGCCTTACGCTGCCACCAAAAAATCGGCCGAAGAGTTTTGCTACGTTTTTCATCACCTGTTTGACCTAAACATTGTGGCTTTGCGGTTTTTTACGGTTTACGGTCCGGGACAACGGCCCGATCTGGCCATCCACAAATTTACCCGCATGATTTTAAACGGCGAGCCCATTCCCTTTTTTGGCGACGGCACCACCATGCGCGATTACGCCTACATCGACGACATTGTACAGGGCGTTATCCATGCAGCCGGTTTTGTTCAGCAAAAGCAACCGGTTTTTGAGATCATCAATTTAAGCGGAAACAAACCGGTTACGCTGTCGGAAATGGTACAGCAAATCGAGAAAGCCACGGGGAAAAAAGCCGTTTTGAACCGTCTGCCCATGCAACCCGGCGATGTAGTGCTTACTTACGCCGACATTACCAAAGCCCAAAAATTACTGGATTTTAAACCGGAAACACCCTTTGAAAAAGGAATAGATAATTTTGTACATTGGTACCGAACTATCCATAACCTGTAA
- a CDS encoding ArnT family glycosyltransferase has translation MKNGKFLYFLLPLLLLAMLFHLGAWGVLETSEARYAEIAREMITTGDWFKPQLLGIYHFDKPLMTYWITAVGMKIFGINAFGARFFLQLAYLLQIILVYSIAKQLFNNRDKAFYAALFYAGLPLVLMSVRNLTTDAFLNTFELLAVWLLLRYYSHRKPVWLYLFFIDLGLALFTKGPVGLIIPLLMVYPLRKIKGISGKKNNIHLIIGIFIMLLIGSSWFFYLMAQSDAFYRFFVDEQLADRMFKASTLHRAKPFWYYFAFFPAATLPAFVLVPAAIRKGYRENNTVMKQITLFWLVIPFLFFSISSSKLILYVLPLSPYVALAAAWFLAESPWKQLKGYYFFYWGFLVLVLLALIVIFTGRIPGFNLHPNLLIVLFLSAGAGWLIWFFIKKSKERFALLSLFLPLILVPVSTQVFKQTEGNAHGMMPVVHFLKEHHLNQQKIIVWDKRLPSLSFDLQKELYSVYYKDFSLKRHTEFQENDNWKKNLINVNQPDEYAYLQKLVNTPSVFIVQKGKFPENYSSLIQGYQHKATINHWIIYY, from the coding sequence ATGAAGAACGGAAAATTCTTATACTTTTTACTTCCTTTGTTACTGCTGGCCATGCTTTTCCATTTGGGGGCCTGGGGCGTTTTGGAAACCAGCGAAGCCCGTTATGCCGAAATTGCCCGAGAGATGATTACCACCGGCGACTGGTTTAAACCCCAGCTTCTTGGCATTTATCATTTCGACAAACCGTTAATGACCTATTGGATTACGGCCGTTGGAATGAAAATTTTCGGAATAAACGCTTTTGGTGCCCGTTTTTTTCTGCAGTTGGCCTATCTTTTACAAATTATCCTGGTTTATTCTATTGCAAAACAACTTTTTAACAACCGCGACAAAGCTTTTTACGCCGCACTGTTTTATGCCGGACTGCCGCTGGTTTTAATGTCGGTACGGAATTTGACTACCGATGCTTTTCTGAATACTTTCGAATTGCTGGCCGTATGGCTGTTGCTGCGTTATTATTCACACCGAAAACCGGTGTGGCTGTATCTGTTTTTTATCGACCTCGGACTGGCCCTTTTTACCAAAGGCCCGGTGGGATTAATCATTCCGTTGCTCATGGTTTACCCGCTTCGAAAAATAAAAGGAATTTCCGGTAAAAAAAACAACATCCACCTGATCATCGGAATTTTCATCATGCTGCTGATAGGCAGTTCGTGGTTTTTCTACCTGATGGCCCAATCCGATGCCTTTTACCGTTTCTTTGTGGACGAACAGCTGGCCGACCGGATGTTTAAAGCCTCTACCCTGCACCGCGCCAAACCGTTTTGGTATTATTTTGCCTTTTTCCCAGCGGCCACTCTGCCCGCTTTTGTCCTTGTCCCCGCGGCCATCCGCAAAGGATACCGGGAAAACAATACCGTCATGAAACAGATTACCCTTTTCTGGCTGGTGATTCCGTTTCTGTTTTTTTCGATTTCCAGTTCCAAACTGATTTTATATGTCCTGCCGTTAAGTCCTTATGTAGCACTGGCTGCCGCCTGGTTTCTTGCCGAAAGCCCGTGGAAACAGCTAAAAGGTTACTACTTCTTTTACTGGGGATTCCTTGTTTTGGTCTTGCTGGCTTTGATCGTCATTTTCACCGGACGGATTCCGGGATTCAATCTGCATCCTAATCTTCTCATAGTGTTATTCCTAAGTGCCGGTGCAGGATGGTTAATTTGGTTCTTTATCAAAAAAAGTAAAGAACGCTTTGCTCTTCTTTCGCTTTTTCTTCCTTTGATTTTAGTTCCTGTTTCCACACAGGTATTCAAACAAACAGAAGGCAATGCCCACGGAATGATGCCGGTTGTACATTTTCTTAAAGAACATCATCTTAACCAACAAAAAATTATTGTGTGGGACAAACGGCTGCCGTCGCTTTCGTTTGATTTGCAAAAAGAACTTTATAGTGTTTATTACAAAGATTTTTCGTTAAAAAGGCATACCGAATTTCAGGAAAACGACAACTGGAAGAAAAACCTGATTAACGTGAACCAACCCGATGAATATGCGTACCTTCAAAAACTGGTCAATACGCCTTCCGTTTTTATTGTACAGAAAGGAAAGTTTCCGGAAAATTATTCATCTTTGATACAGGGTTATCAACACAAAGCAACCATTAACCATTGGATAATTTACTATTGA
- a CDS encoding FprA family A-type flavoprotein, producing the protein MKKIKNLVLEVTPDVKWIGILDYDLVTFDVVMTTDYGSTYNSYFIDAEKKAIIDTSKETFWEDYEQKIRAVTDPAEIEYIILNHTEPDHSGNLKNLLKIAPKAKVVATSAAIRYLKDMLDTEFEAIAVKDGHTLDLGNKTLRFISAPNLHWPDTMYTYLEEEQLLFTCDSFGCHFADDRMFDDKVDDFDVAFRYYFDVIIKPFSKFMLKAIEKIEKLEIQAILPGHGPMLRKNWRHYMEMTRIWSEKFMEKPQKNNVFIPYVSAYANTGVVAEAIAEGIRAAGDFDVDVSDIEHAQLGELEMKLTRCNALVVGCPTINQNILLPIYRLFAVVNPYRDHGKLAGAFGSYGWSGESKKMLEANLTALKFKFFGEGVFVKFMPDEAERKAAYEYGLAFGKALLEK; encoded by the coding sequence ATGAAAAAAATAAAGAATCTTGTTTTAGAAGTTACGCCGGATGTAAAATGGATTGGAATTCTGGATTACGATTTAGTAACGTTTGATGTGGTAATGACCACGGATTACGGTTCGACCTACAATTCCTATTTCATTGATGCCGAAAAAAAGGCCATTATTGATACTTCCAAAGAGACTTTCTGGGAAGATTACGAACAAAAGATCAGGGCGGTTACCGACCCGGCCGAAATCGAGTATATTATTTTGAATCACACGGAGCCTGATCACTCCGGAAATCTGAAGAATTTACTGAAGATTGCCCCTAAAGCCAAAGTGGTGGCTACTTCTGCTGCTATTCGCTATCTGAAAGACATGTTGGATACCGAATTTGAAGCCATAGCCGTAAAAGACGGGCATACACTGGATTTAGGCAATAAAACGCTGCGGTTTATCTCTGCACCCAACCTGCATTGGCCTGATACCATGTACACCTACCTCGAAGAAGAACAGCTTCTGTTTACCTGCGATTCGTTTGGCTGTCATTTTGCAGACGACCGGATGTTTGATGATAAAGTGGATGATTTTGATGTAGCTTTCCGCTATTATTTTGATGTTATCATCAAACCGTTCAGCAAATTTATGCTGAAAGCCATTGAGAAAATCGAAAAACTGGAAATTCAGGCGATTCTCCCGGGTCATGGCCCGATGCTCCGCAAAAACTGGCGGCATTACATGGAAATGACACGGATTTGGTCGGAGAAATTCATGGAAAAACCACAGAAAAACAATGTGTTCATTCCGTATGTATCGGCGTATGCCAATACCGGCGTAGTGGCTGAAGCCATTGCCGAAGGAATTCGTGCAGCCGGAGATTTTGATGTGGATGTATCCGACATTGAACATGCCCAATTGGGAGAGTTGGAAATGAAACTGACCCGTTGTAATGCACTTGTGGTAGGTTGCCCAACCATTAATCAAAATATTTTGTTGCCTATCTACCGTCTTTTTGCCGTCGTGAATCCTTATCGTGATCACGGAAAACTGGCTGGGGCATTTGGCTCGTATGGCTGGAGCGGCGAGAGCAAAAAGATGCTGGAAGCTAACCTTACCGCTTTGAAATTTAAATTTTTCGGAGAGGGTGTTTTTGTGAAATTTATGCCGGATGAAGCGGAACGCAAAGCGGCTTATGAATATGGTCTGGCTTTTGGAAAAGCGCTGCTTGAAAAATAA
- a CDS encoding SHOCT domain-containing protein, translating into MMHLENMTGWGMGFWWIGGFVMMALFIWILFVLFRGTSENRFHQESPREILSKRFARGEISKEEYHSMLNNL; encoded by the coding sequence ATGATGCATTTAGAAAATATGACCGGATGGGGAATGGGATTTTGGTGGATTGGTGGCTTCGTCATGATGGCCCTGTTCATTTGGATACTGTTTGTCCTTTTCAGAGGAACTTCTGAAAACCGGTTTCATCAGGAAAGTCCCCGCGAAATTTTGTCAAAAAGATTTGCCCGGGGTGAAATATCCAAAGAAGAGTATCACAGCATGTTAAACAATTTGTAG
- a CDS encoding copper-transporting P-type ATPase yields MENKITSYYCPMHCEGNKTYDHPDDCPVCGMHLVPVNGKEKKTNHHHPAKKAEIQAMYAHQEHKSGEKYHCPMRCEGDKTYDHPGNCPVCGMHLIEEVSLAAKTSAEESPEEKAYKAMLKRFWVALILSVPVLMISMTAYFPWIDLKKIASEYFWRWTEFVLTIPVVFYAGWDFFVRGWNSVRRWSPNMWTLISLGVGAAFIFSVLGMFFFGIFPAEFKDSAGYVHLYFEASAFILTLVLLGQVLELRAHSKTNSAIKALLNLVPPVARVIRNGAEQEIALEEVVTGDILQVRPGEKIPVDGTIVKGNAVIDEGMITGESIPVEKTEGEKVIGGTVNGKTAFQMKAEKVGSDTLLAQIIDMVNKAGATRAPIQRLADKVAKYFVQIVVAVAILTFVVWYFFGPQPALVYAFVNAIAVLVIACPCALGLATPMSIMVGTGRAAQSGVLVKDAKAIEEMSKIDTVIVDKTGTLTEGKPALNSFVSFDPHFSDLEVLALAASVDKNSEHPVADAIVKGAEEKNISLFEVKDFEAVAGKGVTGKWEEKEIGLGNSRLLETFGAKLTDKQAEKAAEWQQKGLTVMFLVIDKKVAGMVSVADKVKETSKQAVRALHKAGLRVIMLTGDNEYTAKAIADEVGIDGFQANCLPEDKYNKIKELQNRGQVVAMAGDGINDAPALTQANIGIAMGTGTDIAMESAEVTLIKGDLNGIVRAYDLSRKVMRNIRQNLFFAFVYNSVGVPVAAGVLYPAFGLLLSPVIAAAAMSFSSVSVISNALRLRNQ; encoded by the coding sequence GTGGAAAACAAAATAACATCCTATTACTGCCCAATGCATTGCGAAGGCAATAAAACCTACGACCATCCGGATGACTGCCCTGTTTGCGGTATGCATTTGGTTCCCGTCAACGGTAAGGAAAAGAAGACGAACCATCATCATCCGGCAAAGAAAGCCGAAATACAGGCGATGTATGCCCATCAGGAACACAAATCCGGAGAAAAATACCATTGCCCTATGCGTTGTGAAGGGGATAAAACGTATGATCATCCGGGCAACTGCCCGGTATGTGGTATGCATTTAATCGAAGAAGTCAGCCTGGCGGCAAAAACGTCTGCCGAAGAAAGTCCTGAAGAAAAAGCCTACAAGGCGATGCTCAAACGTTTTTGGGTAGCGCTGATTCTGTCTGTTCCGGTTCTGATGATCAGCATGACGGCCTATTTCCCGTGGATTGACTTGAAGAAAATAGCTTCTGAATATTTTTGGCGCTGGACAGAATTTGTTTTGACCATTCCCGTGGTGTTTTACGCCGGCTGGGATTTTTTTGTGAGGGGCTGGAACTCGGTTCGCCGGTGGTCACCCAATATGTGGACGCTGATTTCTCTTGGTGTAGGCGCTGCATTTATATTCAGTGTGTTAGGAATGTTTTTTTTCGGTATTTTCCCGGCAGAATTTAAAGATTCAGCGGGATATGTTCATCTTTATTTCGAAGCTTCTGCTTTTATTCTGACACTGGTATTGTTGGGGCAGGTACTTGAACTAAGAGCCCACAGCAAAACCAATAGCGCTATCAAAGCACTGCTCAATCTTGTTCCGCCGGTGGCACGGGTTATCCGTAACGGAGCCGAACAGGAAATCGCGCTGGAAGAAGTGGTAACCGGAGATATTTTACAGGTGCGGCCCGGTGAAAAAATACCTGTGGACGGGACAATTGTAAAAGGGAATGCCGTTATTGACGAGGGGATGATCACCGGCGAATCCATTCCTGTGGAAAAAACGGAAGGAGAAAAAGTTATTGGCGGTACTGTCAATGGTAAAACAGCTTTTCAAATGAAAGCAGAAAAAGTGGGTTCCGATACGCTGCTGGCACAAATTATTGACATGGTCAACAAAGCAGGAGCAACCCGGGCACCCATTCAGCGTCTGGCCGATAAAGTGGCTAAATATTTTGTCCAGATTGTGGTGGCCGTGGCCATTCTTACCTTTGTTGTCTGGTATTTTTTCGGACCGCAGCCGGCACTGGTTTATGCTTTTGTGAATGCCATTGCCGTTTTGGTAATCGCCTGTCCCTGTGCGCTCGGACTGGCAACCCCCATGTCTATTATGGTAGGTACCGGGCGTGCGGCCCAATCAGGCGTATTGGTGAAAGATGCCAAAGCCATTGAAGAAATGAGTAAGATAGACACCGTGATAGTGGACAAAACAGGAACATTGACCGAAGGAAAACCTGCTTTGAATTCTTTTGTCTCTTTCGATCCTCATTTTTCTGATTTGGAGGTGCTTGCGCTGGCAGCTTCTGTGGATAAAAACAGTGAGCATCCGGTGGCTGATGCCATCGTTAAAGGGGCAGAAGAAAAGAATATTTCCCTGTTTGAAGTTAAAGATTTTGAAGCTGTTGCCGGCAAAGGAGTTACCGGCAAATGGGAAGAAAAAGAAATTGGGTTGGGAAACAGTCGGCTGCTGGAAACTTTTGGCGCAAAATTGACGGATAAACAAGCGGAAAAGGCTGCGGAATGGCAACAAAAAGGGCTAACGGTGATGTTTCTAGTGATTGATAAAAAAGTAGCCGGAATGGTCAGTGTGGCCGACAAAGTAAAAGAAACTTCCAAACAGGCTGTACGTGCTTTGCATAAAGCCGGTCTTCGGGTAATCATGCTTACCGGCGACAATGAGTACACAGCCAAAGCAATAGCTGATGAAGTGGGAATTGACGGCTTTCAGGCCAATTGTCTTCCTGAAGATAAATATAATAAAATAAAAGAGTTACAGAACCGGGGACAGGTTGTGGCTATGGCAGGCGACGGCATTAACGACGCTCCGGCTTTAACCCAGGCCAATATTGGGATTGCCATGGGAACGGGTACGGATATTGCCATGGAAAGTGCCGAAGTTACGCTGATAAAAGGCGACCTGAACGGCATTGTCAGGGCCTACGATTTAAGTCGTAAAGTGATGCGGAATATCAGACAAAACCTGTTTTTTGCTTTTGTGTATAACTCAGTGGGCGTTCCTGTTGCCGCCGGAGTTTTGTATCCTGCTTTTGGGCTTCTTTTGAGCCCGGTTATTGCTGCCGCCGCTATGAGTTTTAGTTCGGTTTCGGTGATTTCAAATGCCTTACGATTGAGAAATCAATAG
- the amrB gene encoding AmmeMemoRadiSam system protein B produces the protein MKKIFTLLILTGFLFIIFPSCKNMTHQTKIRSHLVDTVGFAQYPWQMDSLMNRIKKYQGNLLEQRTKYLNKKPTKAILSPHDDYTYVGYLYPAALSQIKAKTVIIFGVAHKAKKLHLENKIIFDSFDYWKGPYGNVKVSDLRDKIMDYLPRDLYEVNDSMQSIEHSVEAEIPWLQYFDRNVQIVSILVPYMSFDRMKAIAEPLAKAIEKATASEHMQWGKDYAFLISTDAVHYGDQGWGGQNFAFYGTACTSYTNAKGHELEIMHTISGYISTGMIHKFCDMTVEKSDYHKYKWTWCGRYDVPLALLTLNDLNEMLYHEPLHGQVIGYSTSIEHAPIPVNDLRMGITAPANDHHWVGYAAIKYY, from the coding sequence ATGAAGAAAATTTTTACTCTTTTGATTTTAACCGGATTTTTATTCATCATTTTTCCATCTTGTAAAAATATGACACACCAAACAAAAATACGTTCACATCTGGTTGATACGGTAGGCTTTGCCCAATATCCCTGGCAAATGGACAGTCTGATGAACCGTATTAAAAAGTATCAGGGTAACCTTTTGGAACAACGGACAAAATATCTGAACAAAAAGCCGACAAAAGCCATTTTGTCGCCACATGACGATTATACCTATGTAGGCTATTTGTATCCGGCGGCGCTTTCACAGATCAAAGCAAAAACCGTAATTATTTTCGGGGTAGCCCACAAAGCCAAAAAGCTCCACCTGGAAAACAAAATTATTTTTGATTCATTCGATTATTGGAAAGGGCCTTACGGGAATGTGAAAGTTTCCGATTTGCGGGATAAAATTATGGATTACCTGCCCCGTGACCTTTACGAAGTGAATGATTCCATGCAATCTATTGAGCACTCGGTAGAAGCTGAAATTCCATGGCTTCAGTATTTCGACCGGAATGTGCAAATTGTTTCTATTCTGGTTCCGTATATGTCATTCGACCGGATGAAAGCCATTGCCGAACCTTTGGCCAAAGCCATTGAAAAAGCTACCGCATCCGAACACATGCAATGGGGAAAAGATTATGCCTTTCTGATTTCCACCGATGCCGTACACTACGGCGATCAGGGCTGGGGCGGGCAAAATTTTGCTTTTTACGGTACCGCCTGCACCAGCTATACCAACGCAAAAGGCCATGAACTGGAAATCATGCATACCATCAGCGGCTATATCAGCACAGGTATGATCCACAAATTTTGCGATATGACGGTAGAAAAAAGTGATTATCACAAATATAAATGGACCTGGTGCGGACGTTATGATGTCCCGCTGGCTTTGCTTACACTCAATGACCTGAACGAAATGCTTTACCATGAACCGCTGCACGGACAGGTTATCGGCTATTCTACCAGTATTGAACATGCTCCCATTCCGGTAAATGATCTGCGTATGGGCATCACGGCACCGGCCAATGATCATCACTGGGTAGGTTATGCGGCCATAAAATATTATTAA